A genomic stretch from Mesoplodon densirostris isolate mMesDen1 chromosome 3, mMesDen1 primary haplotype, whole genome shotgun sequence includes:
- the POLRMT gene encoding DNA-directed RNA polymerase, mitochondrial isoform X4, with translation MSAVRWGRGAAGFGRALWPAGPPGLLAEEGALGGVWGRKRSSTASPCEQDRRKDWGHAELLEVLKARVRQLQAEGVAEVTVKRVAKRVAIARAPEAGGTQPPRQAQAGAAGAAPMLSSRWAQKLDNDQRLMEKRKRRLEGKLQKHVEKVAWQKHLRLEPRLLSRKLASQLQHWEQGTPQNPWEEQLAQLLQEAPQRLSGEAAAAPADRGPKPRLESQQRLLSFLECCLLTGHLPLAHHVLVTHHSKSQQQRLLTLSMYNMVMLGWARQGSFKELMYVFFMLKDAGLAPDLRSYAAALQCMGRLDQDAGTIRRCLKQMTQDGLQLQGLFTAVPLSAEERAELLRVVRKAKPAFTPPRPPVPPPQLNTSPLLREIYAKQDPAVSYPRLHLSLKELQGLFRQQLRMEMATTVTVESVEKVPLLTKEVLHARKTLAGLRARWRTALYRELQETKESEAHAAREGRLSLFPYLCLLSEKDVVGMLLQTLQALPAQGESLLFLAHELGLRVFKRKQLRNEVQELEQRYSKYLHLLASDTQVAEPCLPRQHWEALGVPEAPHEQPWPMSVVVQLGKQLAEVLVRAVQMPSSLAAPRSPGTLIPVLYHVYSFRSFRQIGILKPHPAFTQLLETAAERTLTFESTDVPMLCPPLPWTSPHSGAFLLSPTKMMRSVEGSQQHQLLLERCPPTELHGALDALTQLGNCAWRVNGRVLDLVLELFTDKGCPRLGVPAPPSEAPRPPEGRQAPKRCLLPEVSPAEKAEMRRELARRLKVAREMQSLRADALYRLSLAQHLRHRVFWLPHNMDFRGRTYPCSPHFNHLGSDLARALLEFAQGRPLGPHGLDWLKIHLVNLTGLKKRESLQARRDYADELMEDILDSADRPMTGRKWWMEADEPWQALACCMEVARAVRAPDPTAYVSHFPVHQDGSCNGLQHYAALGRDSVGAASVNLLPSDLPQDVYSEVAAQVEVFRRQDAEQGVRVAQVLEGFISRKVVKQTVMTVVYGVTRYGGRLQIEKRLREINDFPQDFVWEASHYLVRQVFNSLQEMFSGTRSIQRWLTESARLISHTGSAVEWVTPLGIPIIQPYHRDSKVMIKGGLQSLTFSSSVDTSQKPNTLKQKNGFPPNFIHSLDSSHMMLTALHCYRKGLTFVSVHDCFWTHAADVAVMNQVCREQFIRLHSQPILHNLSRFLIKRFCSDPRASKSIWVSRLMDTLLSVPKAGTFNLEQVKHSTYFFS, from the exons ATGTCCGCTGTGCGCTGGGGCCGCGGCGCGGCGGGGTTCGGGAGGGCCCTGTGGCCGGCGGGACCCCCCGGCCTCCTGGCCGAGGAAG GGGCCCTTGGTGGCGTCTGGGGCCGTAAGAGGAGCTCGACTGCCAGCCCTTGTGAGCAGGACCGCCGGAAGGACTGGGGCCATGCCGAGCTGCTGGAGG TGCTCAAGGCGCGGGTGCGGCAGCTGCAGGCCGAGGGTGTGGCAGAGGTGACGGTGAAGAGGGTGGCCAAGAGGGTGGCCATTGCTCGAGCCCCGGAGGCTGGTGGCACCCAGCCACCCAGGCAGGCCCAGGCAGGGGCCGCGGGGGCCGCCCCCATGCTCAGCAGCCGCTGGGCACAGAAACTGGACAACGATCAGCGGCTGATGGAGAAGCGCAAGCGGCGGCTGGAGGGGAAGCTGCAGAAGCATGTGGAGAAGGTGGCCTGGCAAAAGCATCTGCGCTTGGAGCCCCGGCTGCTGAGCAGGAAGCTGGCAAGCCAGCTGCAGCACTGGGAGCAGGGGACGCCCCAGAACCCGTGGGAGGAGCAGCTGGCACAGCTGCTGCAGGAGGCCCCGCAGAGGCTGAGCGGCGAGGCGGCAGCAGCTCCGGCGGACAGAGGCCCCAAACCGCGGCTGGAGAGCCAGCAGAGGCTCCTGTCCTTCCTTGAGTGCTGCCTGCTCACGGGCCACCTGCCCCTGGCCCACCACGTGCTGGTCACCCACCACAGCAAGTCTCAGCAGCAGCGGCTGCTCACACTCTCCATGTACAACATGGTCATGCTCGGCTGGGCTCGCCAG GGCTCCTTCAAAGAGCTGATGTACGTGTTCTTCATGTTGAAAGACGCCGGCCTCGCCCCGGACCTGCGGTCCTACGCGGCCGCCCTGCAGTGCATGGGGCGCCTAGACCAGGATGCTGGCACCATCCGAAG GTGCCTGAAGCAGATGACGCAGGACGGgctacagctgcaggggctcttcaCGGCTGTGCCGCTGAGCGCCGAAGAGAGGGCTGAGCTCCTGCGGGTTGTGCGCAAGGCCAAGCCCGCCTTCACCCCTCCGCGGCCGCCTGTGCCCCCGCCCCAGCTCAACACCTCGCCGCTGCTCCGGGAGATCTATGCCAAG CAGGATCCCGCTGTGTCCTACCCGAGGCTGCACTTGTCCCTGAAGGAGCTGCAGGGCCTCTTCCGACAGCAGCTTCGCATGGAGATGGCCACCACCGTCACCGTGGAGTCCGTGGAGAAGGTTCCACTGCTGACCAAGGAGGTCCTGCATGCG cggAAGACCCTGGCAGGCCTGCGCGCCCGATGGAGGACAGCGCTGTACCGGGAGCTGCAGGAGACCAAGGAGAGCGAGGCCCACGCTGCTCGAGAAGGCCGCCTCTCGCTCTTCCCGTACCTGTGCCTGCTCAGTGAGAAGGACGTTGTGGGGATGCTGCTGCAG ACCCTGCAGGCGCTGCCCGCGCAGGGAGAGTCACTTCTCTTCCTGGCGCACGAGCTGGGTCTGCGCGTCTTCAAGAGGAAGCAGCTCAGAAACGAGGTGCAGGAACTGGAGCAGCGCTACTCCAAGTACCTGCACCTGCTGGCCTCCGACACCCAG GTGGCGGAACCTTGCCTGCCACGGCAGCATTGGGAGGCACTGGGGGTGCCTGAGGCCCCCCACGAGCAGCCCTGGCCCATGTCAGTGGTGGTGCAGCTGGGCAAGCAGCTGGCGGAGGTGCTGGTGCGGGCCGTGCAGATGCCCAGCAGCCTGGCAGCGCCCCGGAGCCCTGGCACGCTCATCCCTGTGCTCTACCATGTGTACTCCTTCCGCAGCTTCCGCCAG ATCGGGATCCTGAAGCCTCACCCGGCCTTCACGCAGCTGCTGGAGACGGCGGCGGAGCGCACACTGACCTTTGAGTCGACGGACGTGCCCATGCTGTGCCCACCACTGCCCTGGACGTCGCCCCACTCGGGCGCCTTCCTGCTGAGCCCCACCAAGATGATGCGCTCGGTGGAGGGCAGCCAGCAGCACCAGCTCCTGCTGGAGCGCTGCCCGCCTACCGAGCTGCACGGCGCCCTGGATGCCCTCACCCAGCTGGGCAACTGTGCCTGGCGGGTCAACGGGCGCGTGCTGGACCTGGTGCTGGAGCTCTTCACTGACAAGGGCTGCCCTCGCCTGGGTGTGCCCGCCCCGCCCTCCGAGGCCCCCCGGCCACCCGAGGGCCGTCAGGCTCCCAAGCGCTGCTTGCTGCCCGAGGTCTCGCCCGCTGAAAAGGCTGAGATGCGGCGGGAGCTGGCCCGGCGCCTGAAGGTGGCACGGGAGATGCAGAGCCTGCGCGCCGATGCACTGTACCGCCTGTCGCTGGCCCAGCACCTGCGGCACCGCGTCTTCTGGCTGCCACACAACATGGACTTCCGCGGCCGGACCTATCCCTGCTCACCGCATTTCAACCACCTGGGCAGCGACCTGGCCCGCGCACTGTTGGAGTTCGCCCAGGGCCGCCCACTCGGCCCCCACGGCCTTGACTGGCTCAAGATCCACCTGGTCAACCTCACGGGGCTCAAGAAGCGCGAGTCGCTGCAGGCACGCCGGGACTATGCGGACGAGCTGATGGAGGACATCCTGGACTCGGCGGACCGGCCCATGACG GGCCGCAAGTGGTGGATGGAGGCAGACGAGCCCTGGCAAGCCCTGGCCTGCTGCATGGAGGTCGCCCGGGCGGTGCGTGCCCCCGACCCCACCGCCTACGTCTCCCACTTCCCGGTTCACCAG GATGGCTCCTGTAACGGCCTGCAGCACTACGCCGCCCTGGGCCGGGACAGCGTGGGGGCCGCCTCCGTCAACCTGTTGCCCTCGGACCTGCCGCAGGACGTGTACAGTGAGGTGGCTGCACAG GTGGAGGTGTTCCGCAGGCAGGATGCCGAACAGGGTGTGCGGGTGGCCCAGGTGCTGGAGGGTTTCATCAGCCGCAAGGTGGTCAAGCAGACGGTGATGACCGTGGTGTACGGGGTCACCCGCTACGGGGGCCGCCTGCAGATCGAGAAGCGCCTCCGGGAGATCAATGACTTCCCCCAG GACTTCGTGTGGGAGGCTTCTCACTACCTCGTGCGCCAGGTGTTCAACAGCCTGCAGGAGATGTTCTCGGGCACCCGGTCCATCCAG CGCTGGCTGACCGAGAGCGCCCGGCTCATCTCCCACACGGGCTCGGCCGTGGAGTGGGTCACGCCCCTGGGCATCCCCATCATCCAGCCCTACCACCGTGACTCCAAGGTCATG ATCAAAGGCGGGCTCCAGAGCCTCACCTTCAGCAGCAGCGTGGACACCAGCCA GAAGCCCAACAcgctgaagcagaagaacggctTCCCGCCCAACTTCATCCACTCGCTGGACTCCTCGCACATGATGCTCACGGCCCTGCACTGCTACAG GAAGGGCCTGACCTTCGTCTCGGTGCACGACTGCTTCTGGACCCACGCTGCTGACGTTGCGGTCATGAACCAG GTCTGCCGCGAGCAGTTCATCCGTCTGCACAGCCAGCCCATTCTCCACAACCTGTCCAGGTTCCTGATCAAGCGGTTCTGCTCCGACCCCAG GGCCTCCAAGAGCATCTGGGTCTCCAGGCTGATGGACACGCTGCTGTCTGTGCCCAAGGCAG GGACCTTCAACCTGGAGCAGGTGAAGCACTCCACGTACTTCTTCAGCTGA